The proteins below come from a single Flavobacterium lindanitolerans genomic window:
- a CDS encoding PorP/SprF family type IX secretion system membrane protein produces the protein MIKNYLALSFIIFCIAFTSVKAQDAPVLTFNIPSQNNLKYNRFLLNPTFSFVGEDNTYVSLYHRNQWIQFKDSPKVYMLAYTGKFSDRAGFGFGLYQQNLGVIVSFGGIANYAYNVKLNENMDLTLGFNFAYYNSGVDRNRTVTEEPDPVLLAMRNNSLFSVKPGFNLRYRNFNFGVYAENFIDYDFKSNKLAKDYSDKTFSAHLMYSHQMSSLTDLFEGSSFRLMARGKVNQESDLGLSGSMVIDFPRFGWFQTGIDDFYGVGVGLGFHFTKRLSLGYTYERTIKEGLVNLGSTHEITMIFSFQDRILAHKKTLTAKDTLSQIESIDKKIASKKPKNGKPEFDKELELEKLRLQMDDSNMHLLDMLMQEDSLENIRKAEFEQKVKNLMDYVKRENAAKEATAKPITLRKSKTGKKIVPKTMEDLKDAENGYYVVSKSADGKDVIERYESLPEALKSYEKKKSGKEKDLYIIHVDNPEELGLSENHKNVDNNSKNKNDETQDSQDSSVEQFLKDEKTQRELSAKTEEEIKEFYSKKTTKPREAPKKGNKLSVAGLETGYYIIANVFAAQENTEKFMEKMRNRGIETSYFINPKNNFRYVYLKKHSSWREALISYYSNVDNSYFDPIWIMSINTN, from the coding sequence ATGATTAAAAATTACCTCGCTTTATCTTTTATTATTTTCTGCATCGCCTTTACTTCTGTAAAAGCGCAGGATGCCCCTGTGCTTACATTTAATATACCGTCACAGAACAATTTAAAATACAACCGCTTCCTATTGAACCCTACATTCTCTTTTGTCGGAGAAGACAATACGTATGTTTCATTATACCACAGAAACCAATGGATACAGTTTAAAGATTCGCCAAAAGTATATATGCTTGCCTATACCGGAAAATTTTCGGACAGAGCCGGATTTGGTTTTGGGCTCTATCAGCAAAATCTTGGCGTAATTGTAAGCTTTGGCGGAATTGCAAACTATGCCTACAATGTGAAGCTGAATGAAAATATGGACCTGACCCTTGGGTTTAATTTTGCATATTACAACAGTGGGGTAGACCGTAACAGGACAGTAACCGAAGAACCGGACCCTGTATTGTTGGCCATGCGTAACAATTCCCTGTTTAGCGTCAAGCCTGGTTTCAACCTCCGCTATCGCAATTTTAACTTTGGCGTCTATGCCGAAAACTTTATCGATTACGATTTTAAATCCAACAAACTGGCAAAAGATTATTCCGACAAGACTTTTTCAGCTCACCTCATGTATTCGCACCAGATGAGTTCACTGACAGACCTGTTTGAAGGAAGCAGTTTCAGACTGATGGCTCGTGGAAAAGTAAACCAGGAAAGTGATTTGGGGTTGAGCGGCTCCATGGTTATTGATTTCCCAAGATTTGGTTGGTTCCAAACCGGGATTGATGATTTTTATGGCGTTGGTGTTGGATTGGGATTCCATTTCACCAAAAGACTTTCTTTAGGCTATACCTATGAAAGGACTATCAAGGAAGGACTTGTTAATTTGGGCTCTACCCATGAAATCACCATGATTTTTTCTTTTCAGGACAGAATTCTGGCCCATAAAAAAACACTTACTGCAAAAGATACTTTGTCCCAAATTGAATCAATTGACAAAAAGATAGCCTCAAAAAAACCAAAAAACGGAAAACCTGAATTTGACAAAGAACTGGAACTGGAAAAACTACGCTTGCAAATGGACGACAGCAACATGCATCTTCTGGATATGCTGATGCAGGAAGATTCGCTGGAGAATATCCGCAAGGCAGAATTTGAGCAGAAGGTAAAAAATCTGATGGACTATGTCAAAAGAGAAAACGCAGCCAAAGAAGCCACTGCCAAACCAATTACACTCCGCAAATCAAAAACCGGTAAAAAGATCGTCCCAAAAACCATGGAGGATTTGAAGGATGCCGAAAACGGATATTATGTCGTATCAAAATCTGCTGACGGCAAAGATGTCATAGAACGCTATGAATCGCTTCCGGAAGCCTTAAAATCATACGAAAAGAAAAAATCAGGAAAGGAAAAAGACCTCTACATCATCCATGTAGACAATCCCGAAGAGCTCGGACTAAGTGAGAACCACAAGAACGTTGATAATAATTCCAAAAACAAAAATGATGAGACACAAGACAGCCAGGACAGTTCCGTAGAACAGTTCCTCAAAGATGAAAAAACGCAAAGAGAGTTAAGCGCCAAGACAGAAGAAGAAATCAAAGAATTCTATTCCAAGAAGACAACAAAGCCTCGGGAAGCTCCTAAGAAAGGCAACAAACTATCAGTAGCAGGACTGGAAACGGGCTACTACATTATCGCTAATGTTTTTGCCGCGCAGGAAAATACTGAAAAGTTCATGGAGAAAATGAGAAACAGAGGTATTGAAACGAGCTATTTTATAAACCCTAAAAACAATTTCAGATATGTCTACCTGAAAAAGCATTCCTCCTGGAGAGAAGCCTTAATTTCTTATTATTCAAATGTGGATAACTCCTACTTTGACCCTATTTGGATAATGAGCATTAACACCAATTAA